In Symmachiella dynata, the following are encoded in one genomic region:
- a CDS encoding PSD1 and planctomycete cytochrome C domain-containing protein gives MKLSTRFVLAFIIALCGGAAACFAKDPTAAELEFFEKKVRPVLATHCYKCHSDKKQKGALRLDSRAGLITGGDTGEAIVPGEPGESLLIESIRYGDDGYQMPPSGKLPAAAIDDLTKWVRMGAPWPAEEVPESKTNNGFDLAERAKHWSFQPLQKTDPPSVQNTTWPRTAEDRYILAALEQSGLQPAGEASRRVLIRRLSFALLGLPPTPAEVEAFLNDDSPQATERLVDRLLAAPQFGERWGRHWLDLVRYAESHGHEFDFPIHHAWRYRDYVIRALNADVPYDDFVREHIAGDLLPHPRMHPEEQYNESILGTGFWYLGEATHAPVDVRGDEAGRIDNQIDVMTKTFLGITVACARCHDHKFDPITTADYYALAGFLQSSRKNVALLDPHGKIANAAAELSQLRNKANSEFTAVVPQPSDEAAADFAAYLAAAIDFSQTTSGSTAATFAQERGLDPARLSRWVEAVKPTDKDQPAQPDFLFKSLVKGLQNKPQPTFAAWKQDVIAELATAAKTAEDTFASTELFADFNSGDYGDWFVTGTAFGAGPTQAQDSDATSPVAAPALAGVAHSGQLAGKLQGVLRSPTFTITGNRMFYRMAGRGGRIRLIIDGYYMNEFSGLLFGDMKFDVNTEGRYVWRSQYVGKYLGHKAYIELIDDGDGFVAVDEIRIGNSQPQDTPDPAILELLKSEPIDSVAALSTAAGERWQTALSKWHAGEADAHDLQLLQWVMAGQLIDLPDSEWAATTKQWQVRADAVPAPIKALALTAGSPEDERIHIRGSHKKLGKVAQRRFLEVLAGPDQPPILNACGRLELAQQIVDPTNPLTARVIVNRVWHHLFGRGIVASVDNFGVLGQAPTHPELLDHLAAEFIADGWSIKRLIRRLVLSRTYQMTSHVTAPAAEETDPENLLLHRMRMHRLEGEAIRDAILLISGRLENRQFGNSIPVHLTRFMEGRGRPKKDGPLDGDGRRSIYIRVNRNFLSPMMLAFDTPIPFSTVGRRSESNVPAQALILMNDPFVKQQAELWAKRLVDAEDDRAQRIQTMYQQAYARPPSTKETEAAEAFLISQATAYDIAGEQATNDPRVWTDLCHVLITLKEFTFVE, from the coding sequence ATGAAACTATCCACCCGATTTGTGTTGGCCTTCATTATTGCATTGTGCGGTGGTGCGGCTGCCTGTTTTGCGAAAGACCCCACGGCGGCGGAGTTGGAGTTTTTTGAGAAAAAAGTGCGACCGGTATTGGCGACGCACTGCTACAAGTGCCACAGCGACAAAAAACAAAAAGGGGCTTTGCGACTCGACTCACGGGCGGGACTGATCACAGGTGGCGATACCGGCGAAGCGATCGTCCCGGGCGAGCCGGGTGAAAGTCTGTTGATTGAATCGATCCGCTACGGCGACGACGGCTACCAGATGCCCCCCTCCGGAAAACTGCCGGCCGCTGCCATCGACGATTTGACGAAGTGGGTCCGAATGGGCGCGCCGTGGCCCGCTGAAGAGGTCCCCGAGTCCAAAACAAACAACGGATTTGATCTCGCTGAGCGCGCCAAACATTGGTCGTTTCAACCGCTGCAAAAAACCGATCCTCCGTCCGTGCAAAATACGACTTGGCCGCGCACGGCTGAAGACCGTTACATTCTGGCGGCATTGGAACAGAGTGGCCTGCAACCGGCGGGCGAGGCTTCGCGGCGCGTGCTGATTCGGCGTTTATCGTTCGCCCTCCTCGGACTGCCGCCGACACCGGCGGAGGTCGAGGCGTTTCTTAATGACGATTCACCGCAAGCCACCGAGCGGCTGGTCGATCGTTTGTTGGCCGCACCGCAATTCGGAGAACGTTGGGGGCGACATTGGCTCGACTTGGTCCGCTACGCCGAGTCGCACGGCCATGAATTTGATTTTCCGATTCATCATGCTTGGCGGTATCGCGATTATGTGATCCGCGCCTTGAACGCCGATGTGCCGTATGACGACTTTGTCCGCGAACACATTGCCGGCGATCTCTTGCCGCATCCGCGAATGCACCCGGAGGAACAATACAACGAATCAATCCTCGGCACCGGGTTTTGGTATTTGGGCGAAGCGACACACGCTCCGGTCGATGTGCGGGGCGACGAAGCGGGCCGTATCGACAATCAGATTGATGTGATGACCAAGACGTTTCTGGGAATCACCGTCGCCTGCGCCCGCTGCCACGACCACAAATTCGATCCGATTACGACCGCAGATTACTACGCGCTGGCTGGTTTTCTACAAAGTTCGCGCAAAAATGTGGCATTATTGGACCCACATGGAAAAATCGCCAACGCTGCTGCCGAGTTGAGCCAGCTGCGTAACAAGGCAAACTCGGAATTCACAGCGGTCGTCCCCCAACCGTCGGATGAAGCCGCCGCGGATTTTGCCGCCTATCTCGCTGCAGCGATTGATTTTTCACAAACGACCTCCGGATCAACGGCTGCGACATTCGCCCAAGAACGAGGACTCGATCCGGCGCGGCTGAGCCGTTGGGTCGAAGCCGTCAAGCCGACGGATAAAGATCAACCCGCGCAGCCCGATTTCCTCTTTAAGTCACTCGTCAAAGGTCTGCAAAACAAACCACAACCAACGTTCGCCGCTTGGAAGCAAGACGTCATTGCCGAATTGGCAACAGCTGCGAAAACGGCTGAGGACACGTTTGCCAGTACTGAGCTGTTCGCCGATTTTAATTCCGGCGACTACGGCGATTGGTTTGTCACGGGAACTGCGTTTGGAGCGGGTCCGACGCAGGCACAGGATAGCGATGCAACGTCTCCCGTAGCAGCACCCGCGCTGGCAGGCGTGGCTCATAGCGGACAATTGGCGGGCAAGCTGCAAGGCGTGCTGCGGTCGCCGACGTTTACGATCACCGGCAATCGAATGTTCTACCGCATGGCGGGCCGCGGGGGGCGGATTCGGTTGATCATCGACGGCTACTACATGAACGAATTCAGCGGACTGCTGTTTGGGGACATGAAATTCGACGTCAACACCGAGGGCCGGTATGTTTGGCGCTCGCAGTACGTCGGTAAGTATCTGGGGCATAAGGCGTATATCGAACTGATCGACGATGGCGACGGGTTTGTGGCTGTCGATGAAATTCGGATTGGCAACAGCCAACCGCAAGACACGCCTGACCCGGCAATTCTCGAATTGCTAAAAAGCGAACCGATCGATTCGGTCGCTGCACTCAGTACTGCTGCGGGAGAGCGCTGGCAGACCGCGCTGTCGAAGTGGCACGCGGGCGAAGCCGATGCGCATGACCTGCAGTTGTTGCAATGGGTCATGGCCGGTCAATTGATCGATCTGCCTGATAGCGAGTGGGCTGCGACGACCAAGCAATGGCAGGTACGCGCCGACGCGGTCCCCGCTCCGATCAAAGCCTTGGCCCTCACTGCCGGTTCGCCGGAAGATGAACGGATTCATATTCGTGGCAGCCATAAAAAACTGGGCAAAGTTGCGCAGCGACGCTTTCTAGAGGTCCTCGCCGGACCCGATCAACCGCCGATCCTCAATGCGTGCGGACGTTTGGAATTGGCACAGCAGATCGTCGATCCGACAAATCCGCTCACCGCTCGGGTGATCGTTAATCGCGTTTGGCATCATCTGTTTGGCCGGGGAATTGTCGCTTCGGTCGATAACTTCGGTGTGCTGGGACAGGCACCGACACACCCCGAACTACTCGACCATCTCGCAGCAGAATTCATCGCCGATGGTTGGTCGATCAAACGTTTGATTCGCCGGTTGGTCTTATCGCGGACCTATCAAATGACGAGTCACGTCACCGCCCCGGCCGCCGAAGAGACCGATCCGGAGAATCTACTGCTGCACCGCATGCGGATGCATCGTCTCGAAGGAGAGGCGATTCGCGATGCGATCTTGCTGATTTCCGGACGGCTCGAAAACCGCCAATTCGGCAACAGCATTCCGGTCCACCTAACCCGATTCATGGAAGGTCGCGGACGACCCAAAAAAGACGGCCCGCTCGACGGCGATGGGCGGCGCAGTATTTATATCCGCGTGAACCGCAATTTCCTCTCGCCAATGATGCTGGCCTTCGACACCCCCATCCCCTTTAGCACCGTCGGCCGTCGCTCGGAATCGAACGTCCCCGCGCAAGCGCTGATCCTAATGAACGACCCCTTCGTCAAACAACAGGCCGAGTTGTGGGCCAAGCGGTTGGTTGACGCCGAAGATGATCGTGCCCAGCGGATTCAAACCATGTACCAACAAGCCTACGCCCGCCCGCCGAGCACGAAGGAGACCGAAGCAGCGGAAGCGTTTTTAATATCACAAGCAACCGCCTACGACATCGCTGGCGAGCAAGCCACGAATGACCCGCGCGTGTGGACCGATTTGTGTCATGTGCTGATTACGCTCAAAGAGTTTACGTTTGTGGAGTGA
- a CDS encoding IS4 family transposase, with product MFEGQMVFPQLLAFLPRRILDNCVRRYHGNKRVRALSCRDQFLAMMFAQLTARESLRDIEICLTAVQSKLFHAGFRGPIKRSTLADANRLRDWRIWQDLGLALIDRARQLYAADPLPSELQTAAYALDATVLNLSLTLFPWAPSQRDKAAIKLHTLLDLRGNIPCFLRISGTRTRDCAMLDEVPVEAGSLYVMDRDYNDYGRLHRLHQAGAFFLVRAKSNLTYRRQRSQTVDRTTGLRSDQIILLKDRRTFRKYPDRLRRITFFNAETRRRFVFIGNHFLLSAADLVELYWRRWDIELFFKWVKQHLRIKHFVGNTPNAVRTQIWIAVSTYVLVAILRRELRIERTMSEILQILSVTIFEKTPIKTVLNEIQFQSQILQNHKQLSLFDL from the coding sequence ATGTTCGAAGGTCAGATGGTGTTTCCACAACTGTTGGCGTTTCTTCCGCGACGGATATTGGACAATTGCGTGCGACGCTATCACGGCAACAAACGTGTTCGTGCGTTGTCGTGTCGCGATCAGTTTTTGGCCATGATGTTTGCGCAATTGACCGCGCGGGAAAGTTTGCGCGATATCGAAATCTGCCTCACCGCAGTACAGTCGAAACTGTTTCATGCCGGGTTTCGCGGGCCTATCAAACGCAGCACGTTGGCCGATGCCAATCGCCTCAGAGATTGGCGGATCTGGCAGGACTTGGGATTAGCTTTGATCGACCGGGCGCGGCAACTGTACGCCGCCGACCCGTTGCCCAGCGAGTTGCAAACCGCTGCCTACGCGTTGGACGCCACGGTTCTCAATCTTTCGCTGACGTTGTTTCCTTGGGCTCCTTCGCAGCGCGACAAAGCGGCGATCAAACTGCACACGCTGCTCGACCTGCGAGGCAATATCCCCTGCTTTTTGCGGATTTCGGGCACAAGAACTCGCGACTGCGCGATGCTCGACGAAGTGCCCGTCGAAGCCGGATCGCTGTACGTAATGGATCGCGACTACAACGATTACGGCCGTTTGCACCGGCTTCATCAAGCGGGAGCGTTCTTCCTGGTGCGGGCCAAAAGCAATCTCACCTACCGCCGCCAGAGATCGCAAACCGTGGATCGCACAACGGGATTGCGGAGCGATCAAATCATTCTGCTCAAAGACCGCCGAACGTTTCGGAAGTATCCCGACCGCCTGCGTCGCATCACATTTTTCAATGCCGAGACGCGCCGCCGTTTTGTTTTCATTGGCAATCATTTTTTGCTTTCGGCAGCCGACTTGGTGGAGTTGTATTGGCGGCGTTGGGACATCGAACTGTTTTTCAAATGGGTCAAACAACATCTGCGAATCAAACACTTTGTGGGCAATACTCCCAACGCAGTGCGGACACAAATCTGGATTGCAGTGAGCACTTATGTGCTCGTCGCCATCCTCCGCCGAGAATTGCGGATCGAACGGACGATGTCCGAAATCTTACAGATTCTGAGCGTCACAATTTTCGAGAAAACCCCTATAAAAACAGTGTTAAACGAGATTCAGTTTCAATCCCAGATACTGCAAAACCATAAACAGTTATCATTGTTCGACTTATAA
- a CDS encoding glycosyltransferase family 2 protein, which translates to MSGQGPEVEVGIIYTGERHFMTPLIASLAASDGTDNVGLILVDNRSADGTGDWEQTFPATQVIHNEQRLGYAENLNRILEASTARYILLMNTDMHFDVDSRCVSRMVEFMDAYPDCGLASCGIYHPDGNYAHPARRFQTIKTIAARRLGMEMIFPKAIADYLCMEQDHSGTVDCDWVSGCFMMLRRETYEQVGAFDNRFAKYFEDVDMCRRVSQAGWRVMINGAARCYHHEQRGSKSVLSRDALLHLQSYLRWISKWGFDSGQSSRRAA; encoded by the coding sequence ATGAGTGGCCAAGGTCCCGAGGTTGAAGTCGGCATTATTTATACCGGTGAACGGCACTTTATGACGCCGTTGATTGCGTCGCTGGCAGCGTCGGATGGGACCGACAATGTGGGGCTGATTCTTGTCGACAATCGTTCCGCTGACGGAACCGGGGATTGGGAGCAAACCTTTCCCGCCACACAGGTGATTCACAACGAGCAGCGGCTGGGCTATGCCGAGAATCTCAACCGGATTCTCGAAGCGTCAACAGCGCGCTACATCTTATTGATGAACACCGATATGCATTTCGATGTCGATTCGCGCTGCGTTTCGCGGATGGTCGAATTCATGGATGCCTATCCCGATTGCGGCTTGGCCAGTTGCGGGATTTATCATCCCGATGGCAACTACGCACATCCCGCTCGACGATTTCAAACCATTAAGACGATCGCAGCACGGCGGTTGGGAATGGAGATGATTTTTCCCAAGGCGATCGCGGATTACCTCTGCATGGAGCAGGACCACAGCGGCACGGTCGACTGCGACTGGGTCTCGGGTTGTTTCATGATGCTGCGTCGCGAAACCTACGAACAGGTCGGCGCGTTCGACAACCGGTTTGCTAAATATTTTGAAGACGTCGACATGTGCCGCCGCGTCTCACAGGCGGGTTGGCGAGTCATGATCAATGGTGCTGCTCGTTGCTATCATCACGAACAACGCGGCAGCAAAAGCGTCCTCTCCCGCGATGCGCTGTTGCATCTGCAATCGTATCTGCGCTGGATCTCAAAATGGGGCTTCGACTCCGGCCAATCCAGTCGCCGTGCGGCTTAG
- a CDS encoding FtsW/RodA/SpoVE family cell cycle protein — MNRGEWFRRLPWMIVFCTVSLALCGLSGIAHGDALAGEGAFFERQVVWLVISLPAMLAATLVPYQLFKRNSYLLFGISLVLLLAVYFFPIRNGSHRWIPLGVMNFQPSELAKLAYILALARYLMYRANYRNLTGLLVPFLLSLVPLALILREPDLGTAMLFLPVLFAMLFAAGARTRHLVSIACLGIAVLPLLWMGMSAEQKSRIVTLFVQQDSGRAPAGDGYHLHQSKQVIALGGVWGSETTGMAVDDPRAYHLPAARTDFIFCMIGERWGLVGCAVMLILYLFLFARGLAVAASTREPFGRLIAVGIVALLAAQTVINTGMVVGLMPITGLTLPLASYGGSSLLFTCVALGLLMNVALRPGYHIASEPFRFSRG, encoded by the coding sequence GTGAATCGTGGGGAGTGGTTTCGCCGGTTGCCGTGGATGATCGTGTTTTGCACGGTCTCGTTGGCGCTGTGCGGACTGTCGGGTATTGCCCATGGTGACGCGCTCGCCGGAGAAGGTGCCTTCTTTGAACGGCAAGTTGTCTGGCTGGTCATTTCGCTCCCCGCCATGCTGGCCGCGACACTGGTGCCGTATCAGTTGTTCAAACGCAATAGCTACCTGCTATTTGGCATCAGCTTGGTGCTGTTGTTGGCGGTCTATTTTTTCCCGATTCGCAACGGCTCGCATCGTTGGATTCCGTTGGGCGTGATGAACTTCCAACCCTCGGAACTGGCCAAGCTGGCTTACATTCTGGCGCTGGCTCGCTATTTGATGTACCGCGCCAACTACCGCAATCTAACCGGACTGCTCGTGCCGTTTTTGTTGTCGCTCGTTCCGCTGGCGCTGATTCTCCGCGAACCCGACCTGGGAACGGCGATGTTGTTCCTGCCGGTGCTATTCGCCATGCTGTTCGCCGCCGGCGCGCGGACACGGCATTTGGTGTCGATCGCCTGTCTGGGCATCGCCGTGCTGCCGCTGTTGTGGATGGGGATGAGTGCGGAACAAAAGTCGCGGATCGTGACGCTGTTTGTGCAACAAGACTCGGGACGCGCTCCGGCGGGCGATGGTTATCATCTGCATCAATCCAAACAAGTCATCGCCCTGGGAGGCGTTTGGGGAAGTGAAACCACCGGCATGGCGGTCGACGACCCCCGCGCCTATCACCTCCCCGCTGCCCGGACGGACTTTATCTTTTGCATGATCGGCGAACGCTGGGGTCTGGTGGGATGTGCGGTCATGTTGATTTTGTACCTGTTTCTCTTCGCCCGCGGGTTAGCAGTCGCCGCCTCGACGCGTGAACCGTTCGGGCGTCTGATTGCCGTAGGCATCGTCGCTCTCCTGGCAGCTCAAACAGTGATCAACACCGGCATGGTCGTGGGACTAATGCCGATCACCGGTTTGACATTGCCGCTGGCCAGCTACGGCGGTTCGAGCCTGTTATTCACCTGCGTGGCGCTGGGTCTACTGATGAACGTCGCCCTGCGCCCCGGCTATCATATCGCTAGTGAGCCGTTCCGCTTTTCGCGCGGTTAA
- a CDS encoding DUF1501 domain-containing protein: MSHCRKFIEQPVCRREMLLRCANGFGGLALAGLFGETVSAGKTSSDKNPFAPKEPHFAPKAKSVIYLYMDGGPSQVDTFDPKPALDKHDGKDPHSVLKVEPTQFDAVGKVMRSPWKFKKHGESGLPVSSLFPHIATHMDDLCVINSMVAQFPEHTNANYFLHTGHGIQGRPSMGAWASYGLGSENQDLPGFVVLNGGLIPPGGLDCFNSGFLPATHQGSIFKPSNPPVANIKRAEQNSQLQRNKLALMRNLDAGTLDRVGRVDSLESAIANYELAYRMQMAVPELMDLSGETPATQQMYGMDHEFKQTQIFAAQCLIARRLVERGVRFIELTCPNVGNDRWDQHRNLKEGHEKNALVVDQPIAALLSDLKARGMLDETLVIWSGEFGRTPFAQGKNGRDHNPQGFSLWMAGGGIQGGIRYGATDEFGYHAVENRVEIYDLHATMLHLLGMNHEKLTFRFSGRDMRLTDVHGHVLHDILA; encoded by the coding sequence ATGTCCCATTGCCGAAAATTCATCGAACAGCCTGTTTGCCGCCGCGAGATGTTGTTGCGCTGCGCCAATGGTTTTGGCGGGTTGGCCTTGGCCGGTTTGTTTGGCGAAACGGTTTCGGCCGGAAAGACATCATCGGACAAAAATCCTTTCGCCCCCAAAGAGCCGCACTTCGCTCCAAAGGCGAAAAGTGTGATCTATTTGTATATGGATGGCGGGCCATCGCAAGTCGATACGTTTGATCCCAAACCGGCGCTCGACAAACATGACGGAAAGGATCCTCACTCCGTTCTCAAAGTCGAGCCGACGCAATTCGATGCTGTCGGTAAGGTCATGCGCTCCCCGTGGAAGTTCAAAAAACATGGCGAGAGCGGACTGCCGGTCAGTTCGTTGTTTCCGCACATCGCCACCCACATGGATGATCTGTGCGTGATCAACTCCATGGTCGCGCAATTCCCGGAACACACCAACGCCAACTATTTTCTGCACACCGGACACGGCATCCAAGGGCGGCCCAGCATGGGGGCCTGGGCCAGTTATGGGCTGGGGAGTGAGAACCAGGACCTGCCCGGTTTCGTCGTGCTCAATGGCGGCTTGATTCCGCCGGGCGGGTTGGATTGCTTCAACAGCGGATTTCTCCCCGCGACGCATCAGGGCTCGATCTTCAAACCGTCAAACCCGCCGGTGGCCAACATCAAACGCGCCGAGCAAAACTCGCAATTGCAGCGCAACAAGTTGGCGCTGATGCGAAATTTGGATGCGGGGACCTTAGATCGCGTCGGACGGGTGGACTCTTTGGAATCGGCAATCGCCAACTACGAACTCGCCTATCGCATGCAGATGGCGGTCCCGGAACTGATGGACCTCAGCGGCGAAACCCCGGCGACGCAACAGATGTACGGCATGGACCATGAATTCAAACAAACACAGATTTTCGCTGCCCAGTGCCTGATCGCGCGGCGGCTTGTGGAACGGGGGGTGCGGTTCATTGAATTGACCTGCCCCAACGTGGGCAACGACCGTTGGGATCAACACCGAAACCTCAAAGAAGGCCACGAAAAAAACGCCCTCGTCGTCGACCAGCCGATCGCCGCTTTGTTGTCCGATCTCAAGGCCCGCGGCATGCTGGACGAGACGCTGGTCATCTGGTCAGGCGAATTCGGCCGCACCCCGTTCGCACAGGGGAAAAACGGCCGGGACCACAATCCGCAGGGGTTTTCGCTGTGGATGGCCGGCGGGGGGATCCAAGGGGGAATCCGCTATGGTGCCACCGACGAATTTGGCTATCATGCGGTCGAAAATCGCGTCGAAATCTACGATCTACACGCCACGATGTTGCACCTGTTGGGCATGAACCACGAAAAGTTGACGTTCCGTTTTTCCGGCCGCGACATGCGACTGACCGATGTGCATGGACATGTGCTGCATGATATTTTGGCGTGA
- the dprA gene encoding DNA-processing protein DprA yields the protein MTDLLQDDELLLDALRLSLVTGIGPRLTQVLLERFGTPREVLAAPPDMLRAVPGIGPKVAAALFEARSSDAAQLVLARCRQRGVNLLAPHRPDFPNMLREIPDPPAVLYCQGQFEPRDSLAIAMVGSRSCTPYGRQMAEKLAGGLARAGMTVVSGLARGIDGFAHRGALQAGGRTIAVLATGVDEIYPAEHVELAREVAAQGAVVSESSLGQKPLAGLFPQRNRIISGLSLGVIVVEASRKSGALHTARHAMEQGREVFAIPGRIDSPASGGCHDLIRDGARLVTSVDDILEELGPLTEPVAIPKQPPQPPEQSDPPATEEVHSPRELSLSDQERQILSLVPKEPVHIDEILRHADIEHSRILSTLTVLEMKRMVRRYPGGNYCRC from the coding sequence GTGACCGACCTCCTCCAAGACGACGAACTGTTGCTCGACGCTCTGCGGCTTAGCCTCGTAACGGGAATCGGGCCGCGGCTCACGCAAGTGCTGCTTGAGCGGTTCGGCACACCCCGAGAGGTGTTGGCTGCGCCGCCCGACATGCTACGTGCTGTGCCGGGCATCGGACCGAAAGTCGCTGCTGCGCTGTTTGAGGCACGGAGTAGCGATGCGGCGCAATTGGTCCTTGCGCGTTGTCGGCAACGGGGGGTGAACTTGCTAGCGCCGCACCGCCCCGACTTTCCCAATATGCTGCGGGAAATCCCCGATCCGCCGGCGGTGCTGTATTGCCAGGGGCAGTTTGAGCCGCGCGATTCGTTGGCCATTGCGATGGTCGGTTCGCGGAGCTGTACCCCTTACGGGCGGCAAATGGCGGAAAAATTGGCCGGTGGGTTGGCCCGCGCTGGGATGACGGTTGTCAGCGGCTTGGCGCGAGGCATTGATGGCTTCGCACATCGCGGCGCTCTACAAGCCGGCGGTCGCACGATTGCCGTGCTCGCCACAGGTGTCGACGAAATCTACCCGGCCGAGCATGTCGAGTTGGCTCGTGAAGTGGCAGCGCAAGGCGCGGTCGTCAGCGAATCGTCATTAGGACAAAAACCTTTGGCGGGATTGTTTCCGCAACGCAATCGCATCATCAGCGGATTGTCATTGGGGGTGATCGTCGTCGAGGCCTCGCGTAAAAGCGGTGCGCTGCATACCGCGCGGCATGCGATGGAGCAGGGCCGCGAAGTCTTCGCCATCCCCGGCCGGATCGACTCCCCTGCTAGCGGCGGTTGTCATGACCTGATTCGCGACGGTGCGCGACTGGTGACCTCGGTCGATGACATCCTCGAAGAGCTCGGCCCTTTGACCGAACCGGTCGCGATTCCCAAACAGCCGCCTCAACCACCGGAACAAAGTGATCCCCCGGCCACCGAGGAGGTCCATAGTCCGCGGGAATTATCGCTCAGCGATCAGGAACGGCAGATTCTGAGCCTGGTACCCAAGGAGCCGGTACACATCGATGAAATCCTCCGCCACGCCGACATTGAGCATTCCCGCATCTTGTCGACATTGACGGTCTTGGAAATGAAACGCATGGTGCGGCGGTATCCCGGCGGGAACTATTGCCGCTGTTGA
- a CDS encoding thioredoxin family protein, whose translation MNVTPFSLVLGGIITIACAADADETCCPCPRNQRTASCTRSSRQPTATAQATTPATEILAFGASWCGPCQKMAPVLADLEKQGLNIRRIDVDNDPAMTRKFRVTSLPTMVKLIRGREAGRLVGMTSADQVTSLAGKVAQVCGLGGKAKFAESNTDCPACCESDHCCADALCEIPAATEVETLLRATYEVPHDKAAALVGLLEKTTQVSMETKIADGKLTITTTPAAQRTIGAFINAFLRDSSVSPLSACSS comes from the coding sequence ATGAACGTAACGCCTTTCAGTCTCGTACTCGGCGGAATCATCACGATCGCCTGTGCCGCCGATGCGGACGAAACCTGTTGCCCCTGTCCCAGAAATCAACGCACCGCGAGTTGCACACGTTCTTCACGACAACCCACAGCAACAGCCCAGGCGACGACGCCCGCGACGGAGATCCTCGCCTTCGGAGCCAGTTGGTGCGGACCATGTCAAAAGATGGCCCCGGTGCTGGCTGATTTGGAAAAGCAGGGCTTGAACATTCGGCGAATCGATGTGGATAACGACCCGGCGATGACTCGTAAGTTTCGCGTGACATCGCTGCCCACCATGGTGAAGTTAATCCGCGGACGCGAAGCGGGCCGGTTAGTCGGAATGACATCGGCCGATCAAGTCACCAGCTTGGCCGGCAAAGTTGCTCAGGTTTGCGGGTTGGGTGGGAAAGCGAAGTTCGCTGAATCTAACACCGACTGTCCTGCCTGTTGCGAGTCTGACCACTGTTGTGCGGACGCACTCTGTGAAATCCCGGCGGCGACTGAAGTCGAGACGTTGCTGCGGGCGACCTACGAAGTCCCACACGACAAAGCAGCCGCGCTGGTCGGACTGCTGGAGAAAACTACCCAGGTTTCGATGGAAACCAAGATTGCCGATGGAAAATTGACCATCACAACCACGCCGGCAGCGCAACGGACGATTGGCGCGTTTATCAATGCCTTCCTCCGCGATTCGTCCGTGTCCCCGCTGTCGGCGTGTTCTTCATAA
- a CDS encoding adenylate kinase family protein, with the protein MMATKGYDTVLLFGAPGAGKGTQGAILGQIPGFFHLSCGDVFRGLHMNSPEGREIYKYSSQGKLAPNDLTVRIWKRGMDAFTTRSDYKPEEDLLVLDGIPRNVEQAEMIVEHVNVLKLIHLVCPSEEAMMHRMRRRAIRENRADDANETVIRHRFEVYRQETYPVLDHYPSEMISEINAMGSPAEVLQQILNVVVPVQNEHFAKIGHEML; encoded by the coding sequence ATGATGGCAACAAAAGGGTACGACACGGTTTTATTATTCGGCGCACCCGGCGCGGGCAAAGGGACCCAAGGGGCGATTCTCGGGCAAATTCCCGGTTTTTTTCATCTGTCGTGCGGCGATGTCTTTCGCGGCCTGCACATGAATTCCCCCGAAGGGCGGGAGATCTATAAATATAGCTCCCAGGGGAAATTGGCGCCCAACGATCTGACGGTACGGATTTGGAAGCGGGGCATGGACGCATTCACGACCCGGTCGGACTACAAACCGGAGGAAGATCTGCTGGTGCTCGACGGCATTCCGCGGAATGTCGAACAGGCCGAGATGATCGTCGAGCACGTCAACGTCTTGAAGCTCATCCACCTGGTCTGCCCCAGTGAAGAGGCAATGATGCACCGCATGCGACGACGGGCGATTCGCGAAAACCGCGCCGACGACGCTAACGAAACGGTCATCCGTCATCGCTTCGAGGTTTACCGTCAAGAGACGTACCCGGTCTTGGATCACTACCCCAGCGAAATGATCTCCGAAATCAACGCCATGGGTTCCCCAGCCGAGGTGCTGCAACAGATCCTCAACGTCGTCGTCCCGGTCCAAAATGAACACTTCGCCAAAATTGGGCATGAGATGTTGTAG